From one Melioribacteraceae bacterium genomic stretch:
- a CDS encoding NADH-quinone oxidoreductase subunit A — protein sequence MLTEFGKIFIFILLAVGFVGIALFAAKLIRPARPTKEKLLIYECGENIEGSPWVKFNIRFYVVALIFLIFDVEVVLLFPWALVYKEFGFFGFWVGIIFLLILTLGMAYEWRKGDLNWDRSKPNIPELSKILSNKKQQAEEQVKKVIS from the coding sequence ATGCTCACAGAATTCGGAAAAATATTCATCTTCATTTTGCTCGCGGTTGGATTCGTTGGAATTGCACTTTTTGCCGCAAAATTGATTAGACCTGCCCGACCTACAAAAGAAAAGCTTCTTATTTATGAATGTGGTGAAAACATCGAAGGTTCACCTTGGGTAAAATTCAATATTAGATTTTATGTTGTGGCATTAATCTTTTTGATATTCGATGTTGAAGTTGTGCTTTTGTTCCCCTGGGCATTAGTCTATAAAGAATTTGGATTTTTTGGTTTCTGGGTTGGAATAATATTCTTATTAATCCTTACCCTCGGAATGGCTTATGAGTGGCGGAAAGGTGACTTGAACTGGGACCGCTCAAAACCTAACATTCCTGAACTTTCCAAAATATTATCAAACAAAAAACAACAAGCAGAAGAACAAGTAAAGAAAGTAATAAGCTAA
- the nuoB gene encoding NADH-quinone oxidoreductase subunit NuoB has protein sequence MGLLDQEFSDSNIVITKAEDLLNWARLSSLWQLGFGLACCAIEMMATSASHYDFDRFGVIPRPSPRQSDIIIISGTVTLKMALRIKRLYEQMPDPKYIISMGSCSNCGGPYWEHGYHVLKGVDRVIPVDVYVPGCPPRPEALLEGLLKLQEKIRTESLSKKSA, from the coding sequence ATGGGTTTACTAGATCAAGAATTTTCAGATAGCAATATTGTAATTACTAAAGCAGAAGACTTGTTAAATTGGGCTCGTCTTTCATCTTTGTGGCAACTTGGATTCGGTTTAGCTTGCTGCGCAATTGAAATGATGGCAACATCTGCTTCTCATTATGATTTTGACAGATTTGGTGTAATTCCCCGCCCTTCCCCGCGTCAAAGTGATATCATTATTATTTCAGGTACAGTAACTTTAAAAATGGCTTTAAGAATCAAGCGTTTGTATGAACAAATGCCTGATCCTAAATATATTATTTCTATGGGAAGCTGTTCTAATTGCGGCGGACCATATTGGGAGCACGGCTATCATGTGTTAAAAGGAGTTGATAGAGTAATTCCGGTAGATGTTTACGTGCCCGGTTGTCCTCCTCGTCCCGAAGCTTTACTAGAAGGATTATTAAAATTACAAGAAAAAATTAGGACCGAATCTTTAAGCAAAAAATCTGCATGA
- a CDS encoding S9 family peptidase, whose amino-acid sequence MLVRKNRFIMFLFLVSILFAEDSKFTLSIDSFLTFGPIKVTLTSGEEKVTSEKLLYQEMDVAKWWPKANEKLFVYANSTLEWKVKSGEQLTFDKSNSASIYYSGFYVETDRFVETELEVNSCNMFSIYLDGNKISDKTTFDENKDGKCEPGKSKTTLQLENGKHFILIKTLFDPTINSDWSINSKLIFDKKYKENVNITLDPIRTTTISDLLNNINVTDISLSPDGKYVALKVRERNKLKDAYENWIELRNVDNGSLVWTFKGSISIPEVDWAPDSKSFAYTSTNGDKKTIWNISISNGTTEALIQDVSNLSGFTWSSNGDYIIYTVNESSKQSDPNFKKYEYPEDRWSSFRDKTSIYRLFVKSKMSELLIPADMNQSFVEISPDSKKLLFSKTYYGESQRPYSRTDYHILDLETMKADSILSLYFASSVAWSPDSKQLLILGGSSTFGEVGNSLSKEIIPNDYDTQAYIYNIESKKVDAITKNFKPQISSAEWDGKNNVIYFVTTDESYEHLYRYDITSSNYEMIDLNVESIAEIDYSENFKTAIFRASSSVIPEKVYKMDLLTGEINLFMFPEETEYVNIKLGEIKDWDFTASSGQKIKGRVYFPPNFDSNKKYPMIVNYYGGTSPVGRDFGGRYPKNIYTANGYIVYILQPSGATGFGVEFSAKHVNDWGAITAQEVIEGTQKFLAEHKFVDPDRVGCIGASYGGFLTMNIITKTDIFSAAISHAGISNLTSYWGVGHWGYLYNAVAGAESFPWNARGEYVDKSPLFNADKITTPLLLLHGNIDPNVPPGESMQMYVALKLLGKDVELVEVDKQEHWILDYDKRTKWTKTILAYFDKYLKDQPEWWRNLYK is encoded by the coding sequence ATGTTAGTGAGAAAAAATCGATTTATTATGTTCTTATTTCTAGTTTCAATTCTTTTTGCCGAAGATTCAAAATTTACCTTAAGTATTGACAGCTTTCTTACATTTGGACCTATTAAAGTTACGTTAACATCCGGTGAAGAAAAAGTTACAAGCGAAAAATTACTTTATCAGGAGATGGATGTTGCTAAATGGTGGCCTAAAGCAAATGAAAAATTATTCGTTTACGCAAACTCAACTTTAGAATGGAAAGTAAAAAGTGGTGAACAGCTAACTTTCGATAAATCAAATTCAGCTTCAATTTATTATTCGGGATTTTATGTTGAAACAGATCGTTTCGTAGAAACTGAATTGGAAGTCAACTCTTGTAATATGTTCTCAATTTATTTGGACGGAAATAAAATATCTGATAAAACTACATTCGATGAGAATAAAGATGGGAAATGTGAACCAGGTAAATCTAAGACAACACTTCAACTTGAAAATGGCAAGCATTTTATATTGATAAAAACTTTGTTCGACCCAACCATCAATTCCGATTGGTCAATAAATAGTAAGTTGATTTTTGACAAAAAGTACAAAGAAAATGTCAACATAACTTTAGACCCGATTCGTACAACTACAATTTCCGATTTACTTAATAATATAAATGTAACCGACATTTCCCTTTCACCTGATGGTAAATACGTTGCCCTAAAGGTTAGAGAGAGGAATAAACTAAAAGATGCGTATGAAAATTGGATCGAACTTAGAAATGTTGATAACGGAAGTTTGGTTTGGACTTTTAAAGGTAGTATAAGTATTCCTGAAGTTGATTGGGCTCCCGATTCAAAATCATTTGCCTACACTTCAACTAACGGCGATAAAAAAACTATTTGGAATATTAGCATCTCGAATGGAACAACTGAAGCATTAATACAAGATGTTAGTAATTTATCCGGATTTACTTGGTCGTCTAACGGAGATTATATTATTTATACTGTAAATGAATCTTCAAAACAATCCGATCCTAACTTCAAAAAATATGAATATCCCGAAGACAGGTGGAGCAGTTTTAGAGACAAGACATCGATCTATAGATTGTTCGTAAAAAGTAAAATGAGTGAACTTTTAATTCCGGCAGATATGAATCAGAGTTTTGTTGAGATTAGTCCTGACTCCAAGAAACTGCTTTTCTCCAAAACATATTATGGTGAATCTCAACGTCCATATAGCCGAACCGATTATCATATTTTGGATCTTGAAACAATGAAAGCCGATTCAATCTTGTCACTTTATTTTGCGTCATCTGTTGCGTGGTCACCTGACAGCAAGCAATTATTAATATTAGGTGGTTCTTCAACATTTGGTGAAGTCGGCAATTCTCTATCGAAAGAGATTATCCCGAATGATTATGATACTCAAGCATATATATATAATATTGAATCGAAAAAAGTAGACGCTATCACAAAAAATTTCAAACCTCAGATTAGTAGTGCCGAATGGGATGGCAAAAATAATGTAATTTATTTCGTCACAACGGATGAATCTTATGAACATCTATATAGATATGATATTACTTCAAGTAATTATGAAATGATTGATCTTAATGTTGAATCAATTGCCGAAATTGATTATTCGGAAAATTTTAAGACAGCGATTTTTAGAGCATCAAGTTCTGTGATTCCTGAAAAAGTCTATAAGATGGATCTCTTAACCGGGGAGATAAATTTATTTATGTTCCCTGAAGAAACGGAATATGTAAATATTAAACTCGGTGAAATCAAAGATTGGGATTTTACTGCTAGTTCAGGACAAAAAATCAAAGGAAGAGTTTATTTTCCGCCAAACTTTGATTCAAACAAAAAATATCCAATGATTGTTAACTACTATGGCGGAACAAGTCCGGTCGGAAGAGATTTTGGTGGTCGTTATCCCAAAAATATTTATACAGCCAATGGTTACATCGTTTACATTTTGCAGCCAAGCGGTGCAACCGGTTTTGGTGTAGAATTCTCTGCAAAACACGTCAATGATTGGGGAGCAATAACTGCACAAGAAGTTATTGAAGGAACTCAAAAGTTCTTAGCAGAACATAAATTTGTTGACCCCGATAGAGTCGGTTGTATTGGCGCTTCGTACGGCGGATTTCTTACCATGAATATTATTACCAAAACAGATATTTTTTCTGCCGCTATTTCCCATGCTGGGATTAGTAATCTGACTAGTTATTGGGGAGTTGGTCACTGGGGATATTTGTATAACGCAGTTGCCGGAGCCGAGAGTTTCCCATGGAATGCAAGAGGCGAATATGTTGATAAAAGTCCGTTGTTTAACGCGGATAAAATTACAACTCCGTTATTACTACTGCATGGAAACATTGATCCAAATGTGCCGCCGGGTGAAAGTATGCAGATGTATGTCGCATTAAAACTTTTAGGGAAAGATGTTGAACTAGTCGAAGTTGATAAACAAGAACATTGGATATTAGATTACGATAAACGAACAAAATGGACAAAAACAATTCTTGCGTACTTTGATAAGTACCTGAAAGATCAACCTGAATGGTGGCGTAATTTGTATAAATAA
- a CDS encoding NADH-quinone oxidoreductase subunit C: protein MKKADEILELLKSNFPDLPIEMDSETPTEPIISVPPKEIDKIGVFLRDNEELLFDSLMCLSGVDDANGEKIKEADESESIKGGTLSVYYHLHSTSLKHKITLKVSTERESPEVESVEGVWKTADWHEREAYDMFGIIFLNHPNLQRILMPYDWDAGYPLRKDYKNPEFYKGMKVPY, encoded by the coding sequence ATGAAAAAAGCTGACGAAATTTTAGAATTACTAAAGAGTAACTTCCCTGATCTCCCAATAGAGATGGATTCAGAAACTCCAACCGAACCCATAATTTCCGTTCCACCTAAAGAAATTGATAAAATTGGCGTGTTCTTGAGAGATAATGAAGAACTATTATTTGATAGCTTAATGTGTCTCTCAGGCGTTGATGATGCTAATGGTGAAAAAATAAAAGAAGCAGATGAATCGGAATCAATTAAGGGCGGAACACTAAGTGTTTACTATCATTTACATTCAACTTCTTTGAAGCATAAAATCACCCTCAAAGTATCAACTGAAAGAGAAAGTCCGGAAGTTGAATCAGTTGAAGGAGTTTGGAAAACCGCTGATTGGCATGAACGCGAAGCTTATGATATGTTTGGGATAATATTCCTCAACCATCCGAATTTACAAAGAATTCTTATGCCGTATGATTGGGATGCAGGTTATCCACTTAGAAAAGATTACAAAAATCCTGAGTTTTATAAAGGTATGAAGGTTCCGTATTAG